A genomic stretch from Methanomassiliicoccales archaeon includes:
- the hisF gene encoding imidazole glycerol phosphate synthase subunit HisF — protein MLAKRIIPCLDVTEEGVVKGVKFQNLRGVGYPPDMAAEYEKQGADEIVFLDISASVKGRKTLLDVVRKTAEKVFVPLTVGGGIRSRDDMRDALLAGADKVSINTVAVENPETITLCAEDFGRQCVVVAIDAKREKDSWLVYTHGGRRRTSLDAIDWAIRVEELGAGEILLTSMDADGTQNGYDIELTAAVSEAVGIPVIASGGCGTLEHIYEVFSQTDADAALAASIFHYGIYTVRQVKEYLQERGILVR, from the coding sequence CTGCTGGCCAAGAGAATCATTCCATGCCTTGATGTGACCGAAGAGGGTGTTGTCAAGGGTGTCAAATTTCAGAATCTCCGGGGCGTTGGGTATCCGCCCGATATGGCCGCAGAGTACGAGAAGCAGGGAGCAGACGAAATCGTCTTTCTCGATATTTCTGCAAGCGTGAAAGGAAGAAAAACGCTTCTCGATGTTGTCAGAAAGACAGCGGAAAAGGTTTTCGTTCCCTTGACGGTCGGCGGTGGAATCCGAAGCCGTGACGACATGCGGGATGCGCTGCTCGCTGGTGCAGACAAAGTGTCGATCAACACCGTTGCCGTAGAAAACCCCGAAACGATTACACTGTGTGCGGAGGACTTCGGAAGGCAGTGCGTTGTTGTCGCGATTGACGCGAAAAGGGAAAAAGATTCGTGGCTCGTCTATACGCACGGAGGAAGACGGCGGACATCTCTAGATGCAATTGACTGGGCGATTCGAGTAGAAGAGCTCGGAGCAGGCGAGATTTTGTTGACGAGCATGGATGCGGATGGGACTCAGAACGGCTATGATATCGAACTAACGGCAGCGGTGAGTGAGGCGGTTGGTATTCCAGTAATCGCTTCGGGAGGATGTGGTACGCTCGAGCACATCTATGAAGTCTTCTCTCAAACCGATGCAGATGCCGCGCTGGCGGCCTCGATCTTCCACTACGGCATCTACACTGTTCGGCAGGTCAAAGAGTATTTGCAAGAAAGGGGGATTCTCGTCAGATGA
- a CDS encoding UPF0280 family protein → MVTKKHFEIGETAVNIIAEERFIPAAEASIFRSREEIIRFALSDPFFLVTLEPYEPPSFAPPIVRRMCEVSRKAGVGPMAAVAGIIAEEAVRAMMAEGADHAIVDNGGDIAMKLKVPVEIGIYAGDHYKRKIGFRCEPREGIFGICTSSGKIGHSISFGISDAATVVAEDVALADACATLLGNLIKSDDEEVVRAALDKVCSIEGVEGTMVIVEGKVALKGRLPQLIKTDFSEKAISKIEFAFN, encoded by the coding sequence ATGGTGACAAAGAAACATTTTGAAATAGGAGAGACGGCCGTCAACATCATTGCAGAAGAACGTTTCATTCCTGCGGCAGAGGCCTCGATCTTTAGATCGAGAGAAGAGATCATCCGCTTCGCGCTCTCCGACCCCTTTTTCCTTGTGACGCTCGAACCATACGAGCCGCCTTCGTTTGCTCCTCCAATTGTGAGGAGAATGTGCGAAGTTTCGAGAAAGGCTGGCGTGGGACCTATGGCCGCGGTTGCCGGCATTATCGCAGAAGAAGCTGTTAGGGCCATGATGGCTGAAGGTGCAGACCACGCTATCGTCGACAACGGTGGCGACATTGCAATGAAACTGAAAGTGCCTGTAGAAATCGGAATCTACGCAGGCGATCACTACAAAAGAAAGATCGGATTCAGATGCGAACCGAGAGAAGGAATCTTTGGCATCTGCACATCCTCAGGAAAGATAGGACATTCGATTTCATTTGGCATTTCTGACGCCGCCACAGTTGTTGCGGAAGATGTAGCCCTTGCAGATGCATGTGCGACACTTCTTGGTAATCTCATTAAATCAGATGATGAGGAAGTTGTGCGAGCGGCACTAGACAAAGTTTGCTCGATAGAGGGGGTCGAAGGGACGATGGTCATTGTAGAAGGTAAGGTGGCGCTCAAGGGCAGACTGCCGCAGCTCATTAAGACAGATTTCTCGGAAAAAGCAATTTCAAAAATCGAATTCGCGTTCAATTAA
- a CDS encoding 1-(5-phosphoribosyl)-5-[(5-phosphoribosylamino)methylideneamino] imidazole-4-carboxamide isomerase has translation MIVLPAIDIMNGKVVQLVGGVPGTERIVLPDPIAVAHDWEDRGAPGLHVIDLDAAMGKGSNLPIIRRILAEIEIPIQVGGGVRSESMIADLISFGASRVITGTKGILDRPWLKCMAEKWPGKLMLAIDVRESKVLIKGWQEPTMITLDEIFRNITALPLAGVLYTDVDVEGKNAGIDATKTKAFIDQCPHNVFVAGGIKNREDINLLEKLGACAAVVGMAMYTGGIAPSDVWRRR, from the coding sequence TTGATCGTCCTGCCGGCGATCGACATCATGAACGGAAAAGTCGTGCAACTCGTTGGTGGCGTTCCTGGCACGGAGCGAATCGTACTCCCTGATCCAATTGCGGTAGCTCACGACTGGGAAGATAGGGGCGCGCCCGGCCTCCATGTCATCGATCTTGACGCAGCGATGGGGAAAGGAAGCAACCTTCCAATCATCCGGAGAATTCTGGCGGAAATAGAAATTCCCATCCAGGTCGGAGGAGGAGTCCGATCGGAATCGATGATCGCTGATTTAATATCATTTGGTGCCTCAAGGGTTATCACAGGGACGAAGGGGATCCTTGACCGTCCCTGGCTTAAATGTATGGCAGAGAAATGGCCAGGTAAACTGATGCTCGCAATCGATGTGCGGGAGAGTAAAGTCCTCATTAAAGGTTGGCAGGAGCCAACGATGATCACTCTGGACGAGATCTTTCGGAATATCACAGCGCTCCCTCTTGCCGGTGTTCTCTACACGGACGTCGATGTCGAGGGCAAGAACGCCGGAATCGATGCAACAAAAACAAAGGCATTCATCGATCAATGCCCTCACAATGTTTTCGTCGCCGGCGGAATAAAGAATAGAGAAGACATCAATTTACTCGAGAAACTCGGTGCGTGTGCCGCGGTCGTGGGAATGGCCATGTACACCGGTGGGATCGCTCCGAGTGATGTCTGGAGGCGGAGATGA
- a CDS encoding pyridoxal phosphate-dependent aminotransferase, whose protein sequence is MCNVFNLTRDPSHDFHFLEKEIEECIERGARAVVFTNLHNPSASSLSNEALMSILEITSRKKTAVICDEIYREMHYGDPPDPVATLNDNAISVSGLTKLYGLGDLRVGWVLAPPEIASRIDLLRLYVAYRLPVRSVAVAIEAIKRRDWFRERMLRIAMRNFAVLKEWLEEENRVSCKFPQGGLMALFKLPKGIGDMKFIEYLLD, encoded by the coding sequence ATTTGCAACGTCTTCAATCTAACCAGAGATCCTTCTCATGATTTTCATTTTCTCGAGAAAGAAATTGAAGAATGTATAGAAAGAGGGGCAAGGGCTGTTGTTTTTACAAATCTCCATAACCCAAGCGCCTCCTCGCTTTCAAATGAAGCCCTTATGAGCATTCTCGAGATCACTTCGAGAAAGAAAACCGCGGTCATCTGCGATGAGATATACCGAGAGATGCACTATGGTGACCCACCAGATCCCGTTGCGACTCTTAACGATAACGCAATTTCTGTTTCTGGCCTCACCAAACTTTACGGACTCGGTGATCTGAGGGTTGGATGGGTGCTCGCGCCGCCAGAGATCGCATCACGAATCGATCTTCTGAGGCTATACGTTGCTTATCGTCTTCCCGTGCGATCGGTCGCCGTCGCCATCGAAGCGATCAAGCGCAGAGATTGGTTCAGGGAACGGATGTTACGCATCGCGATGAGGAATTTCGCGGTTTTAAAGGAATGGCTCGAAGAGGAAAACCGAGTTTCATGTAAGTTTCCTCAGGGAGGACTTATGGCTCTCTTTAAACTGCCAAAAGGGATCGGCGATATGAAGTTCATCGAATATCTCCTCGATTGA
- the hisH gene encoding imidazole glycerol phosphate synthase subunit HisH — protein sequence MRITIADYGVGNLHSIRKALENCGAEVSIASDLNLLLDAECIVLPGVGAFSRTMERLLSIKDEIVRRLNEGTPCLGICIGMQILFEGSEEGSRPGLGFMKGRVIKLKANKIPHMGWNTVAGEDSILHGIDSKFFYFAHSYRGDPQENIIVGRTHYGEEFPSIVRKRNTYGTQFHPEKSSTYGLKFLLNFVEFAEGCL from the coding sequence GTGAGGATTACGATCGCCGATTACGGTGTCGGTAATTTGCACAGCATCAGAAAAGCCCTAGAAAACTGCGGAGCTGAAGTTTCAATTGCCAGTGATTTGAATTTACTTCTCGATGCGGAATGCATTGTTTTGCCCGGTGTTGGTGCCTTCAGCCGAACTATGGAAAGACTTCTTTCGATCAAGGATGAGATCGTAAGACGATTGAACGAAGGGACACCTTGCTTGGGAATCTGCATCGGGATGCAGATTCTATTCGAAGGTAGCGAAGAGGGTTCAAGACCAGGTCTGGGCTTTATGAAAGGCCGAGTTATCAAATTGAAAGCAAACAAAATTCCGCACATGGGGTGGAACACAGTCGCTGGCGAAGATTCAATTCTCCACGGCATTGACTCGAAATTCTTCTACTTTGCTCACTCCTATCGAGGCGATCCTCAAGAAAACATCATCGTCGGAAGGACGCACTATGGTGAGGAGTTTCCCTCAATAGTCAGAAAGAGAAATACCTACGGAACACAGTTCCATCCTGAAAAGAGCAGCACATATGGTCTCAAATTCTTATTGAATTTTGTTGAATTCGCGGAGGGGTGCCTTTGA
- a CDS encoding aspartate kinase — MKVMKFGGSSLTDANSMLGVGEIIASDQEPKVIVVSAVQGVTDSIVSFVSKTRKDEEVEAFVSQLKERHMAILGGVVNALDVKQRAIDLLLERLAKLEKVLYGISYLEELTPRSLDLVQSFGERLSVVLVAAMLQDMGLNATPIDADELGIVAVGPYGNAVADLQETRRNIAPKLIAMLGRQEVPVVTGFFGRTKEGHVAVFGRNGSDYSASVIANAIGAQVLEIWKDVDGFMSVDPKFVPEAVTIENLSYDEAAELSYFGAKVLHPRTVEPAREKNITIKVKNVFKPEKEGTTIRPSGVERAGTIKSISYMKDMAVIKVYGAGAAHKFGILSSISQKLSDAGVNIYSIATSQTCIAMLVDKKSLERAEKALEELETGIVDRIESTDDIALLCVVGEGLGYRKGIAARVFTAVSKEGVSVGMISAGASMVAYHFTVDAKDLQKTIRAVHDEFFGGKHE, encoded by the coding sequence ATGAAAGTCATGAAATTTGGTGGCAGCTCGTTAACGGATGCCAATTCGATGCTCGGCGTCGGGGAAATCATCGCCTCAGATCAAGAGCCAAAGGTCATCGTCGTCAGTGCTGTTCAGGGTGTGACCGATTCGATTGTCTCATTCGTTTCTAAAACGAGAAAGGACGAAGAAGTGGAGGCTTTCGTCAGTCAATTGAAAGAAAGACACATGGCAATCCTCGGCGGTGTTGTTAACGCCCTCGACGTAAAGCAGCGTGCGATCGATCTTCTGCTTGAGAGACTCGCAAAACTCGAAAAAGTCCTGTATGGTATCTCCTACCTTGAAGAGTTGACACCCCGATCATTGGATCTTGTGCAGAGCTTCGGGGAGAGGCTTTCGGTCGTTCTTGTTGCTGCGATGTTACAGGATATGGGATTGAACGCAACCCCGATCGATGCTGATGAGCTCGGCATCGTGGCCGTTGGTCCATATGGCAACGCAGTCGCTGATCTCCAAGAGACAAGACGGAATATCGCACCGAAACTCATCGCAATGCTAGGCAGGCAGGAGGTGCCTGTTGTTACAGGCTTCTTTGGAAGGACGAAAGAGGGCCACGTCGCAGTTTTTGGGAGAAATGGCAGTGATTACAGTGCCAGTGTCATTGCAAATGCGATTGGTGCACAGGTACTTGAAATCTGGAAGGATGTAGATGGATTCATGAGTGTTGATCCAAAATTCGTCCCCGAGGCGGTGACAATCGAAAATCTTTCATACGATGAGGCCGCCGAATTATCGTATTTTGGCGCGAAAGTATTACACCCGAGAACTGTCGAGCCGGCGCGAGAGAAAAACATCACGATTAAGGTCAAGAATGTCTTCAAGCCAGAAAAGGAAGGAACGACCATCAGGCCGAGTGGTGTTGAGAGAGCAGGTACCATCAAGAGCATTTCATATATGAAGGACATGGCAGTCATCAAAGTGTACGGCGCTGGCGCCGCGCATAAGTTCGGCATCCTTTCGAGTATTTCGCAGAAATTAAGTGATGCTGGTGTCAACATCTATTCAATCGCAACCTCGCAAACCTGCATCGCGATGCTTGTCGACAAAAAATCGCTTGAGCGCGCCGAAAAAGCGCTTGAGGAACTTGAAACGGGAATTGTCGATAGAATCGAGTCGACCGACGATATCGCCCTCCTTTGTGTCGTCGGTGAAGGACTTGGCTACAGAAAGGGGATCGCCGCTAGGGTCTTCACCGCCGTGTCAAAAGAAGGGGTCAGCGTTGGGATGATTTCAGCTGGGGCATCAATGGTTGCGTATCACTTCACGGTTGATGCAAAGGATCTTCAAAAAACAATAAGAGCTGTTCACGATGAGTTCTTCGGAGGCAAACATGAATAG
- a CDS encoding bifunctional phosphoribosyl-AMP cyclohydrolase/phosphoribosyl-ATP diphosphatase HisIE, giving the protein MISKLKFDENGLIPVIVQDAETNEVLMMAYANEEACQKMIETGKTHFYSRSRKKLWMKGETSGNVQDIVSIQTDCDLDTLLVRVRQTGNACHLNRPSCFEEVIYGDTRSTAAIIPELRRVIRDRKINPKEESYTSKLFKDEDKLLKKIVEEATELILAAKNGDPKQEAWETADLIYHFMVLLEKMDLPITEVYRVLSERRK; this is encoded by the coding sequence ATGATTTCGAAACTCAAATTCGATGAAAATGGTCTCATTCCCGTTATCGTTCAAGATGCAGAGACAAACGAGGTCCTAATGATGGCCTATGCGAACGAGGAAGCTTGCCAAAAGATGATCGAGACGGGGAAAACACACTTCTACAGCAGGTCGAGGAAGAAACTCTGGATGAAGGGTGAGACTTCGGGCAACGTGCAGGATATCGTTTCTATACAGACGGATTGTGATTTAGATACTCTCCTCGTGAGGGTTCGCCAGACGGGCAACGCCTGTCATCTTAACAGACCTTCATGCTTTGAGGAGGTCATTTATGGCGATACGAGGAGTACCGCCGCAATTATACCAGAACTCCGCAGGGTGATTCGAGATAGGAAGATAAATCCCAAAGAAGAGAGCTACACATCTAAATTATTCAAAGACGAGGACAAGCTGCTGAAGAAAATCGTTGAAGAGGCGACAGAGCTAATTCTTGCTGCGAAAAATGGTGATCCCAAACAAGAAGCGTGGGAGACCGCAGACCTCATTTACCATTTCATGGTTTTACTTGAGAAAATGGACCTCCCGATCACGGAAGTTTATAGAGTTCTTTCGGAGCGAAGAAAATGA
- a CDS encoding histidinol phosphate phosphatase domain-containing protein, protein MRIDLHTHTLLSDGELLPIELARRAVAKGHRAIALTDHVSLSTMERVINETRRDCHLASEWDIEVILGVELTHVPASKIDVAITEARRLGAQLIVVHGETISEPVEPGTNRVAVSNPEVDVLAHPGFITLEEAQIAKDNGIALEITSRSAHSATNGHVAKIASEVGAKMIVNTDAHYAKDLLSEEEAIVIAMGAGLARAEAERAVRDNPVEIIRRVRGR, encoded by the coding sequence ATGAGGATCGATCTTCATACACATACACTGCTGAGCGATGGCGAACTTCTTCCAATTGAACTTGCAAGACGAGCGGTCGCGAAGGGACATCGGGCGATCGCTTTGACCGATCATGTTTCACTTTCGACAATGGAGAGAGTTATTAATGAGACACGAAGAGACTGTCATCTCGCTTCAGAATGGGACATTGAAGTCATTCTCGGCGTTGAATTAACGCATGTACCGGCTTCGAAAATAGATGTCGCGATCACCGAAGCGAGAAGACTCGGCGCTCAGCTGATCGTCGTTCATGGCGAAACAATCAGTGAGCCCGTCGAGCCAGGAACGAACAGAGTTGCCGTGAGTAATCCCGAGGTCGATGTGCTTGCTCACCCTGGCTTTATCACACTTGAAGAAGCCCAGATCGCAAAGGACAACGGAATCGCACTCGAAATCACTTCGAGAAGTGCGCATTCAGCGACGAACGGCCATGTTGCAAAAATCGCTAGTGAAGTCGGTGCAAAGATGATCGTCAATACAGACGCGCATTACGCGAAAGACCTGCTCAGCGAAGAGGAGGCAATCGTGATTGCGATGGGTGCTGGCCTGGCGAGGGCAGAGGCTGAAAGAGCGGTGAGAGATAACCCAGTGGAAATCATCAGGAGGGTGAGGGGGCGATGA
- a CDS encoding ATP phosphoribosyltransferase produces MALRVALPNKGRLSERSVQIMKQAGIEIEDGSERKLFASVKERDLEVMFLRAQDIVRFVHQGVVDAGITGKDLVLEADLDVVTLVELNYGYCRLVVAVPENTNINSIEEIKDDSTVATSFPNLTQRFFSKMGKRVKISVVSGATEVTPHIGVADLIVDLVSTGSTLRTHRLKEIATIVESNAVLIGNKESVKNKRKQIDELSAAIKSVSDAENKKYLMADVPVKALDEVKKFLPGIAGPTIMNIMGRDDVVAIHVVVDKDKVYDAVIRLKSLGATGILIVPIDRMVP; encoded by the coding sequence ATGGCATTGCGGGTCGCCTTACCGAATAAGGGACGGTTAAGCGAGCGATCTGTCCAGATCATGAAACAGGCGGGTATTGAGATCGAGGACGGATCGGAGCGAAAGCTATTCGCGTCGGTGAAAGAGAGAGATCTCGAAGTTATGTTCCTGAGGGCTCAGGATATTGTGCGATTTGTGCATCAGGGAGTTGTTGATGCTGGTATCACAGGAAAAGATCTTGTTCTCGAGGCCGATCTCGATGTTGTTACGCTCGTCGAGCTTAATTACGGATACTGTAGACTCGTGGTCGCTGTACCTGAAAACACCAATATTAATTCGATCGAAGAAATCAAAGACGATTCGACCGTTGCGACCTCGTTTCCAAATCTAACCCAGCGTTTCTTTTCAAAAATGGGGAAGAGGGTTAAGATTTCGGTCGTTTCTGGTGCGACGGAGGTGACACCGCACATTGGCGTCGCTGACCTTATCGTCGATCTCGTTTCAACTGGCTCCACGCTCAGAACACACAGACTCAAAGAAATTGCCACAATTGTTGAGTCTAATGCCGTTCTCATAGGCAATAAGGAGAGTGTGAAGAACAAGAGGAAACAAATCGATGAGTTATCAGCGGCGATCAAGAGTGTATCGGATGCCGAGAACAAGAAATATTTAATGGCGGATGTGCCGGTAAAAGCCCTTGACGAGGTCAAGAAATTTCTTCCTGGTATTGCAGGACCCACGATCATGAACATCATGGGCCGAGACGATGTCGTTGCGATTCATGTCGTAGTTGATAAGGATAAGGTGTACGACGCTGTCATTCGACTCAAATCACTCGGAGCGACTGGCATTCTCATCGTACCAATCGACAGAATGGTACCGTAG
- a CDS encoding winged helix-turn-helix transcriptional regulator has translation MESEQILRELNSLRKEIETLSETLLHIRYDDFKSTFIRQIQQIFSDESQKLLKTEMCRFDISSNCSRKSECISKIEKVVNETIRLFQSDKIDAALALIEEIEAMILGSSSPCLDPQCSKFALDFLHQIKCYIAIFNVFKTRVGADTKGNENKVIRAPSGFSPEQVEMILSPLSNAWRIRILELLSTSERTFSEVSRQLGLRTGHLQFHMKLLRNGGYIDINRKTHVYFITPKGIAALRGIEQILELISISKNHQDFERMLKDQEEHTTK, from the coding sequence ATGGAAAGCGAACAGATATTGAGAGAATTGAATTCATTGAGAAAGGAAATCGAAACGCTCAGTGAAACACTTCTCCACATTCGATATGATGATTTTAAGAGTACTTTCATCCGACAAATCCAACAGATTTTCAGCGATGAAAGTCAAAAATTGTTGAAGACTGAAATGTGTCGCTTCGATATTTCATCAAATTGTTCAAGGAAGAGTGAATGTATTAGCAAGATTGAAAAGGTCGTTAACGAAACAATCAGACTCTTCCAGAGTGACAAAATCGATGCAGCGCTCGCATTAATTGAAGAAATAGAAGCAATGATTTTGGGGTCATCTTCGCCCTGCCTCGACCCACAGTGTTCGAAGTTTGCTCTCGACTTCCTGCACCAAATTAAATGCTATATCGCGATATTCAATGTTTTTAAAACGCGCGTGGGTGCCGATACAAAGGGGAACGAGAATAAAGTGATTCGCGCTCCATCAGGTTTTTCCCCCGAGCAGGTTGAAATGATTTTGAGTCCCCTTTCAAATGCGTGGCGAATCAGGATTCTGGAACTTCTTTCAACCAGTGAAAGGACATTTTCTGAAGTGAGCCGTCAACTCGGTCTGAGAACTGGACACTTGCAGTTTCATATGAAGCTCCTGAGAAACGGCGGATATATTGACATAAACAGAAAAACACATGTCTATTTCATCACTCCAAAAGGGATCGCTGCGCTGAGGGGAATCGAGCAAATTCTGGAGCTTATCTCAATATCTAAGAATCATCAGGATTTTGAAAGAATGCTAAAAGACCAAGAAGAACATACTACCAAATAA
- a CDS encoding imidazoleglycerol-phosphate dehydratase, which translates to MKKRMANLSRKTKETDIEISIVLDGSGTGQIECEDQFLRHMLETLGKYASFDLMMKLVGDNEHHLIEDAAIALGMALRQAIHDTPVERISSATVPMDDALVTVAVDLIDRPYADIECPNDLYRHFLRSFAMASGITLHVIVQRGFDEHHIIEATFKALGLALKNAALQRKDILSTKETPRIRRE; encoded by the coding sequence ATGAAAAAAAGAATGGCGAACCTCAGCAGGAAGACGAAAGAGACTGATATCGAGATCTCGATAGTGCTCGACGGTAGTGGCACTGGTCAGATTGAATGCGAAGATCAATTCCTCCGCCATATGCTTGAGACCCTCGGGAAATATGCGTCGTTCGATCTCATGATGAAACTTGTAGGGGACAATGAACACCACCTCATTGAGGACGCGGCGATCGCTCTGGGCATGGCCCTCCGACAAGCGATTCATGATACACCCGTTGAGAGAATTTCGAGCGCAACTGTTCCAATGGACGATGCATTGGTCACCGTCGCGGTCGATCTAATCGATCGCCCATACGCAGACATTGAATGCCCCAATGATCTCTACCGCCACTTCTTAAGAAGTTTTGCAATGGCGTCAGGGATCACACTTCATGTGATCGTCCAGAGGGGATTTGATGAACATCACATCATCGAGGCGACATTCAAGGCGCTTGGATTGGCGCTCAAGAATGCGGCATTACAAAGAAAAGATATACTGAGCACGAAGGAGACGCCTCGAATCAGGAGGGAATGA
- the hisC gene encoding histidinol-phosphate transaminase, which yields MIEKWIKSTLRDISLYYSPTVRAFRMDNNANLFGPNPVIMEVLQELTNTDLNNYPTTYSDDLRRALAGFYGLEMNNFVAGNGSDEILDVCIKAFIESGEKVVMPHPTYALHAFFVKVNGGIVVNVDLDERFQLDPEAINATEGKVVLLSTPNNPTGNSFRMKDVREIIEGVDRPVIVDEAYAEFSNQSFVPLVNEYDNLIVTRTFSKAYGLAGLRIGYAIANPHLANVLLRAKTPLSLNIISEKIAIAALNRQDFVMKTVEAVKREREFVSKGLMAIGFKVYPSDANFVLAKSPISSETLVSKLAQKGILIRDFGKVRRLENCVRVTVGTREMNERLLQLIKEVLEECR from the coding sequence ATGATCGAAAAGTGGATTAAATCGACGCTGCGCGACATCTCTCTGTATTACAGTCCGACTGTGAGAGCGTTCAGGATGGACAATAACGCGAACCTTTTTGGACCGAACCCGGTTATAATGGAAGTTCTGCAGGAATTGACCAACACTGATCTCAACAATTACCCAACGACCTATTCTGATGATTTAAGAAGAGCGCTTGCTGGATTTTATGGCCTCGAAATGAACAATTTCGTCGCTGGAAATGGATCTGACGAGATCCTCGATGTATGTATCAAGGCGTTCATCGAGTCTGGAGAGAAAGTTGTTATGCCCCACCCGACCTACGCATTGCATGCGTTTTTTGTCAAAGTCAATGGTGGGATTGTGGTCAACGTGGACCTCGACGAACGGTTCCAATTGGATCCTGAGGCGATCAATGCAACAGAAGGGAAAGTCGTCCTACTCAGCACGCCGAATAATCCAACGGGAAATAGCTTTAGAATGAAAGATGTGAGGGAGATCATCGAAGGCGTGGATCGTCCTGTGATCGTTGACGAGGCTTATGCTGAATTCTCGAATCAGTCCTTCGTTCCGCTCGTCAACGAATATGATAATCTCATCGTTACGAGAACATTTTCTAAGGCTTACGGACTTGCTGGCCTGAGAATTGGATACGCGATCGCGAATCCTCATCTTGCAAATGTCCTGCTGAGGGCGAAGACACCGCTGAGCCTCAACATCATCAGCGAAAAGATAGCGATCGCCGCACTAAACCGACAGGACTTTGTGATGAAGACCGTGGAGGCAGTCAAAAGGGAGAGAGAATTTGTGTCTAAAGGACTGATGGCGATCGGATTCAAAGTCTATCCTTCCGATGCAAATTTCGTACTGGCAAAATCGCCAATAAGCTCGGAAACTCTTGTTTCAAAACTCGCACAAAAGGGCATCCTCATCAGGGATTTTGGAAAAGTCAGGAGGCTGGAAAACTGTGTGAGAGTCACCGTCGGGACGAGGGAAATGAACGAACGTCTTCTCCAACTGATCAAGGAGGTGCTTGAGGAGTGCCGGTGA
- the pheA gene encoding prephenate dehydratase yields MNSKELKRKVAFQGIRGAYSEDAVYRFFGEGTKTLPCPEFEDVFEAINHGEASHGVVPVENSIEGSVTKVNDLLLENDLTVVGEIILLIRHCLIGHPDAEIEDVRRVYSHPQALGQCRSFLSRYPHWEKIPAYDTAGSVELVKKRGMKEEAAIASARAAKEYDMKILKEGIQNSHNNYTRFFVIEKTAMLNPSGDKTSLVFATKNVPGALHYCLGAFADRNVNMLKLESRPRRDKPWEYVFYVDIEGHFDDPNVKSALTELMRRASFLKVLGSYKRAEVPTE; encoded by the coding sequence ATGAATAGCAAGGAATTGAAGCGAAAAGTGGCGTTCCAGGGTATTCGGGGCGCTTACAGTGAAGATGCCGTGTATAGGTTCTTTGGCGAAGGGACTAAGACGCTACCCTGTCCCGAGTTCGAGGACGTTTTCGAAGCGATTAACCACGGGGAAGCAAGCCATGGCGTCGTCCCAGTCGAAAACTCGATCGAGGGGAGTGTTACGAAGGTCAACGATCTCCTCCTCGAAAACGATCTAACGGTTGTCGGGGAGATCATTCTGCTCATCCGCCACTGTCTCATCGGGCATCCTGATGCGGAGATTGAGGATGTGAGAAGGGTCTATAGTCATCCTCAGGCACTCGGACAGTGCAGGAGTTTTCTTTCAAGGTATCCTCACTGGGAAAAGATTCCGGCCTACGACACGGCTGGGAGCGTTGAACTGGTAAAAAAACGAGGGATGAAAGAGGAGGCGGCGATCGCGAGTGCGAGGGCCGCCAAGGAATACGATATGAAAATCCTCAAGGAAGGAATTCAGAATAGCCACAACAATTACACGCGGTTCTTTGTCATCGAGAAGACCGCAATGCTGAATCCATCTGGCGACAAGACCTCGCTCGTCTTTGCGACTAAGAATGTGCCTGGTGCCCTCCATTACTGCCTTGGTGCCTTCGCTGACAGGAATGTGAATATGCTCAAGCTCGAATCGAGGCCTCGGCGAGACAAACCGTGGGAATATGTCTTCTATGTGGACATCGAGGGGCACTTCGACGATCCGAATGTCAAGTCTGCGCTCACTGAACTGATGAGACGTGCTTCGTTCCTCAAGGTACTCGGCTCATATAAGAGGGCGGAAGTACCAACAGAGTGA